From the Paenibacillus sp. R14(2021) genome, the window GTATCCGGCGCTTCTTACGAGCAGGAGCCGGAGCTGGCGCAGCGTCTGCTGAGCAGGCTTCGCGAACGGGGCACCGCATGGCCGCTTGTTATACTGGCCGACGATGCTACCATCGCGGCGGCGCAGACACCGTTCCTCTGGACGGTATTTACGCGCTTCAATCCCGCGGATGATATTTATGCGGAAACCAAGCTCAGACGTCACCACCTCGGCTATGATTTGCCGATCGTCATCGATGCCCGCATGAAGCCGGGCTATCCGGACGAGCTCGTTCCCCGTGAAGATATTGTGAAACTGGTGGACAGCAAGTGGAAGACCTATTTTAAGGCATAATACCCATTTCGGGAGGATATGACGATGCTCCGAATTCTGTTTGGCGAACCGCCCCGCAAGACGGAAGGCAAGCTGCTTGAGACGATCCAGGCAATGGAGCAGTATGCAGCCCTGCTGAGCAAGCTGATCCAGCAGGGTCAGGACGCCGATCATAAGCTGCGCAAGTATGAGATCTACACGAAGGGTCTTATCTCGTCGCTGGATGAATTGGAGCAAAGTCAATATGCAGCTCGCAAGTATGGCGCGCTGATTACTTCGATGACGATTGAAGCCATGTCGGTTGAAGAAATGATGTACTACCGCCGCCATGTTTATTTTGACAAGAACGCTTTCATTCGCTTGTTCGCGCTGCTGGACAAGCTCGGGACGCTCATGAATGATTACCTTGGCTTGCAGACGGAGCGCGTCAAGGCGCATTTTTCCTACTTTACCGTACTGCGCACCTTATTTCAGCGAAATGTTTATCCTGAATTGACCCTCCCGCTGCATATGCTGAAGGAGGAGCATAAGGAAGCGATGAATCGGCTGCGCAAACGCCGCAACACGGAGATTCATTATATGAATTCCGAGATGCAGGATGATTTGAAGCAAAATCAAGAAGCATACTCCGAACAGCACCGATTGGAAAATATCGAGCAGCAAACGCAGGATCTTGCACAGTTGATGGACCTTGTATTGGATACGCTGAAGCTGACCTTTCACCACGCCTACCGCCAGATGAAGAAATGAAGCTGACTTAGGAGGGGTGCCCATGGAGCTGAGAGGAAGAACAGCCCTAATTACCGGAAGTGCCAAAGGCTTAGGCAAAATGACCGCCATAACGCTTGCCGCGATGGGCTGCGATATCGTACTGAACTACGTGAACAGCGAACAGGAAGCACGGCTTTTGTCCGCAGAGATCGCCCATCAGTACGGCGTCAGAGCGACCGCCGTTCAAGCGGATATCGCGGATGCAGCTGATGTCGAACGCTTGGCGCAAACGGCGCAGGCTTGGTCATCCAGCGGCAGCATCGATATTCTGATCAATAACGCAGGGCCGTTCATACGGGAGCGCAGGCTGTTTAGCGCTTACGAGACGGCAGATATTGCGCGGCTGTTGAACGGCAATCTGCTCGGCGTAATGCTGCTCGACCATCATCTCCTGCCAGGCATGCGCGGACGGCAGTGGGGACGCATTATCCACTTCGGATTCGGTCATGCCGGAGAGGGACGTGCTTGGCCGCACCGAGCGGTGTATGCAACGGCAAAGACAGGCCTTGTTTCGTTTACGAAGACGCTTGCGGTAGAAGAAGCGGGCAATGGCATTACTGTACATATGATTTGTCCCGGCGATATTCGAGGCATGAATAAGGAACGGACGATTGCCGAGGTTGCCGGAGAGCCGGATGACGAATCGCCGAGCGGCCGGCCGGGAAGCGGAGAAGACATTGCACGCGTAATAGCCTTCCTTTGCTTGCCCCAGTCGGATTATTTGACCGGGAACATACTGGATGTCACCGGCGGGTTCGACCCGATCAAGACCTCAATTAAAGCGAATTGAATCAACCTAACAAAAAGAGTCTTGCCTACAGGCAAGACTCTTTCATGTAAATAGTGGTCGAACGCGAGGTCATGTCTTAGAATACTTGCATAACCTCTTGAACGCCTTCGACTTCCTCAAGCAGCGCACGTTCGATACCTGCTTTGAGCGTAATTGTCGAACTTGGGCAGCTGCCGCAAGCACCCATCAAACGGAGCTTAACGATGCCGTCCTCTACATCAACGAGCTCAACGTCGCCGCCATCCCGCTGCAAGAACGGGCGGAGCTTGTCAAGAACATCCAATACTTCATCGTACATCGTGCTTTGTGCTTGTTCACTCATTGCAATCCACTCCTTTCTCCCCTATTATAGTACAAAGCAGAACAATTGAAAATGGATATCAGTATCTAGAGGCAAGGTGATTCTCATATGTTGAAACCAATTATAGAATTTTGTGCAAGCAATATGCATCATGGCACTGATCAATTAATGAAGAAGCTTGAGGCAAATCCTGACTATGAAGTCATTGAATATGGCTGTTTAGGCAACTGCGGCGAATGCTATCTTGTCCCATTCGGGCTTGTGAACGGGGAGATCGTCGCGGCTGTAACCGTTGAAGAGCTGGAAGAGAAAATAATGGTCTCCATCAAGGAACAGCAGGAGGAGCGCGAAGCGCTGGATCGGCTCATCGACGATATGTAGCGGTCGATGAGTCTTGCCTGCATGCTGCTATTTTAACCAAAGTGATGTTTCGACATCCATAACACGCCGCTTTTTACGAGTCGCGGCACGCGGCCCTTCATCGTTGTTTTGCCCATGAGACCAAAGCCGTCCTTCTTGCCGAGCGATCCAAGCACGCCTTTGAGCTTGATTTTGCCGAGCTTCGGCGTTTTGCCGCTCCACATTGCCTGCATGACTTCAGCGACCTGCTTGCCTTGTCCTTCAGCGGCTTGAGCGCTTGGCGAGAAAGGAAGCGAGGCGCAGTCGCCTACAATAAAGACGTCGTTGTAATCCGGCAATTGATGGTGTTCATTGATGATAAGCCTGCCTTGGTTGTCCTTCGGCAAATTCATCCGCTGCACAAGCGGAACCGGCTGGATGCCCGCCGTCCATACCGTGACGTCGGAGAGCATTGGAGTCGTGCTGTTTGCATCGTGCAGACAGCCCTCTTCCAGCTTGTTTAAGTTAATGTTACCAAGCATTTGAACTTCATGCTCGATAAACCAAGAGGAGACGTATTCCTGCAATTTACCCGGGAAGGCGGAGAGAATGCTTGGACCTCTGTCAATGATGCGAATATTCAAGTCCGGACGGCTTTCACGGAGCTCTGCCGCTACTTCAACGCCGCTAAGTCCGCCGCCGACGATGGATACCTGGCCGTAAGGCTTAACATCATTGAGAGCCAAGTAGGTTTTACGCGAAGCGGAAAGGGTTTGAATGCTGTTGGAGTAGAGCTCCGCTCCTTCAATGCCATGATATTTGTCCGTGCAGCCTAGCGCGACGACGAGCCATTCGTATTCCAGCGGATCTTGACCGGCCATCACGATATGCTTCTCGTCCAAGTTGATATCGGTCACTTCGCCATAAGTCACGATGAGACGAGGATCGGAAGGGAAAGCAACGCGCAGCTCCATATCGCAAGAAGTCCCCGCAACAAGCGCATAATATTCGGTTTTTAATCCTTGGTACGGCATTCTGTCGATCAAGACAACAACGGTATCATCAGGAAGTTCGCCTTCAAGCAGCGAGTGCGCAACTGTGAGGCCGCCGTAGCCTCCACCCAAAATAACAAATCTTTTCATGGATAATCCCAACTTTCTTTGTAGGCAATAAGTGCTGTCTGTCTGTAGTGTTTAAGAGTAGTATATACATGACAGACCTTCGCAATCAGAACTCGTCTGTGCGAAGGTCAAGGGAAAACTTGTTATTCAAATACCCGAACTTCATTATAAAATGTGTCTCGTTCTACCGGGATTCGTCCTGCTCCTTTAATGAGCCAGATCAGATCCTCGCGTGTGATGCCCTCCGGTGTCAATGCGCCTGCAGCGTGACTGATTCTTTCTTTGACCATCGTGCCGTGAACGTCGGAAGCGCCCATTGTAAGCGCTACCTGAGTCAATTGCGTCCCGATATTTATAAAATAAGCTTTAATATGCTGGAAATTATCGAGCATGAGGCGGCTGATCGCAATGGCTTTCAGGTCGTCGAATGCAGAATTCCGGCGGCGGATGCTTGCTTTCGGACTAATCGGCTGCATGGATAGCGGGATGAACACTTGGAAGCCGTTCGTTTCATCCTGCAGATCGCGGATTTGGAGCATGTGATGGATGCGGTCTTCTTTCTTTTCGACGGAGCCGTAAAGCATGGTCGTGTGTGTACGAAGGCCGAGATTATGGGCAACGCGGTGAACTTCAAGATATTGCGAAACGTCGGCTTTATCGACACGCATTTTTTTGCGGTATTCGTCGGAGAGGATTTCGGCACCGCCGCCTGTCAAGCTTTGAAGGCCTGCTTTCATTAATTCTTCAATGACTTCTTTGTAGCTTAGTCCGCTGATGCGGGAGAAGAAGTCGATTTCCGCAGCTGTATAGGCTTTAAGCGCAACATCCGGGAAACGCTCGTTCAATGCTTTCAAGGAATCCACATAGTATTGGAACGGTACATGCGGGTTATGTCCGCCAACGATGTGGAATTCACGCACATCCGAATGGATATGCTGTTCGACGTATGCAATCATCTCTGCTCCGCTCAGTGTATAGGCGCCTTCTTGGCCCTCGTCCTTGCGGAAATTGCAGAACGCGCAGTGCGCTTCGCATACGTTCGTGAAGTACAGGCTCATGTTTTCAATAAAGTAGACCTTGCGGCCGTTTTTCTTCAGATTCACTTCATTGGCCAGTTGGCCAATCGTGAGCAAGTCGTCGGAGCGATATAGAAACTCTCCGTCTTCACGCGTTAGACGTTCGCCTGCACGAACCTTCTCCACGATCGCTTGCATCTGTTTGATTTCTGTCGGTAATGCCACATTCATGACGGCTTCCTCCTTGTCCGCCGGGCACACAATTACTGGTCCGGTGTGAAAGTATAAAGAATTTAATACTTTGTGAAAAAAATTACTTTCTTCTTCCCTAAAAACCCCCACAAACAGCTCACCATGATTATAAACCTCATTCCAAAGTGCGGCAACTATTAACTCATCCCAACGAACCAAATGGCTGGAAGAGATTTTCTAAACCCGCTGCCAGTTTTGATCTGGCATGTTTTTGCAGTACAATAAAAGCAGACATAAGAAATCAACAGATAAGAGGTCAAACATGGCGAATACACACACCTATTCCAGGCGAGAAGAAATCGCGAATGCCATAACGCACGGCTTCGGCTCGATGTTAAGCGTTGCAGCGCTGGTGCTGCTGATTGTTTTTGCAGTCCTTGACGGGGATGCCTTTCATGTGGTCAGCTTTACGATTTACGGCTCGATGATGCTGCTGCTCTATGTAGCGTCTACGCTCGTGCACAGTTTCCCGGAAGGCAAATGGAAGCGGATATTCGAAATTATCGATCATGCCTGCATCTATTTGTTTATCGCCGGCACCTATACGCCGATCGTGCTTCATGGCGTTAAAGGCACAGAGGGCTGGACGTTGTTCGGCATCGTGTGGGGACTTGCGTTATGCGGCGTCGTATTCAAGGTTTTCTTCGCTTCCCGGTTTCTATTCACGTCGACCATCGTCTATCTACTGATGGGGTGGATGCTTGTCATTGCTTGGGGGCCGCTGAAGGCGAACATCGCTGCGGGCGGTCTGCATCTGCTCCTTGCGGGCGGCTTGCTCTATACCTTCGGTACCTTTTTCTATATGTGGCG encodes:
- a CDS encoding Cthe_2314 family HEPN domain-containing protein, whose translation is MLRILFGEPPRKTEGKLLETIQAMEQYAALLSKLIQQGQDADHKLRKYEIYTKGLISSLDELEQSQYAARKYGALITSMTIEAMSVEEMMYYRRHVYFDKNAFIRLFALLDKLGTLMNDYLGLQTERVKAHFSYFTVLRTLFQRNVYPELTLPLHMLKEEHKEAMNRLRKRRNTEIHYMNSEMQDDLKQNQEAYSEQHRLENIEQQTQDLAQLMDLVLDTLKLTFHHAYRQMKK
- a CDS encoding SDR family oxidoreductase; protein product: MELRGRTALITGSAKGLGKMTAITLAAMGCDIVLNYVNSEQEARLLSAEIAHQYGVRATAVQADIADAADVERLAQTAQAWSSSGSIDILINNAGPFIRERRLFSAYETADIARLLNGNLLGVMLLDHHLLPGMRGRQWGRIIHFGFGHAGEGRAWPHRAVYATAKTGLVSFTKTLAVEEAGNGITVHMICPGDIRGMNKERTIAEVAGEPDDESPSGRPGSGEDIARVIAFLCLPQSDYLTGNILDVTGGFDPIKTSIKAN
- a CDS encoding NifU family protein, whose product is MSEQAQSTMYDEVLDVLDKLRPFLQRDGGDVELVDVEDGIVKLRLMGACGSCPSSTITLKAGIERALLEEVEGVQEVMQVF
- a CDS encoding YuzB family protein, coding for MKPIIEFCASNMHHGTDQLMKKLEANPDYEVIEYGCLGNCGECYLVPFGLVNGEIVAAVTVEELEEKIMVSIKEQQEEREALDRLIDDM
- a CDS encoding NAD(P)/FAD-dependent oxidoreductase gives rise to the protein MKRFVILGGGYGGLTVAHSLLEGELPDDTVVVLIDRMPYQGLKTEYYALVAGTSCDMELRVAFPSDPRLIVTYGEVTDINLDEKHIVMAGQDPLEYEWLVVALGCTDKYHGIEGAELYSNSIQTLSASRKTYLALNDVKPYGQVSIVGGGLSGVEVAAELRESRPDLNIRIIDRGPSILSAFPGKLQEYVSSWFIEHEVQMLGNINLNKLEEGCLHDANSTTPMLSDVTVWTAGIQPVPLVQRMNLPKDNQGRLIINEHHQLPDYNDVFIVGDCASLPFSPSAQAAEGQGKQVAEVMQAMWSGKTPKLGKIKLKGVLGSLGKKDGFGLMGKTTMKGRVPRLVKSGVLWMSKHHFG
- the mqnE gene encoding aminofutalosine synthase MqnE — translated: MNVALPTEIKQMQAIVEKVRAGERLTREDGEFLYRSDDLLTIGQLANEVNLKKNGRKVYFIENMSLYFTNVCEAHCAFCNFRKDEGQEGAYTLSGAEMIAYVEQHIHSDVREFHIVGGHNPHVPFQYYVDSLKALNERFPDVALKAYTAAEIDFFSRISGLSYKEVIEELMKAGLQSLTGGGAEILSDEYRKKMRVDKADVSQYLEVHRVAHNLGLRTHTTMLYGSVEKKEDRIHHMLQIRDLQDETNGFQVFIPLSMQPISPKASIRRRNSAFDDLKAIAISRLMLDNFQHIKAYFINIGTQLTQVALTMGASDVHGTMVKERISHAAGALTPEGITREDLIWLIKGAGRIPVERDTFYNEVRVFE
- a CDS encoding hemolysin III family protein gives rise to the protein MANTHTYSRREEIANAITHGFGSMLSVAALVLLIVFAVLDGDAFHVVSFTIYGSMMLLLYVASTLVHSFPEGKWKRIFEIIDHACIYLFIAGTYTPIVLHGVKGTEGWTLFGIVWGLALCGVVFKVFFASRFLFTSTIVYLLMGWMLVIAWGPLKANIAAGGLHLLLAGGLLYTFGTFFYMWRSFKYHHAVWHLFVLGGTVLHFFAIMLYVLPR